A genomic region of Pseudomonas abietaniphila contains the following coding sequences:
- a CDS encoding Rieske 2Fe-2S domain-containing protein, protein MISTLDRLARQLSESVQEDPATGVFRCRRDIFTDAELFALEMKHIFEGGWVYLAHESQVPDINDYFTTYIGRQPVVITRDKQGDLHGLVNACAHRGAMLCRRKQGNKGSFTCPFHGWTFSNAGKLLKVKDAKTGAYPDSFDCDGSHDLKRLNRFENYRGFLFGSLSDAVPELSDYLGETRVIIDQMVDQAPEGLEVLRGSSSYIYDGNWKLQIENGADGYHVSSVHWNYSATMGRRNYEAEGTRTVDANGWSKSLGGVYAFEHGHILLWTRLLNPEVRPVHAHRAALAERLGQERADFIVDQTRNLCLYPNVYLMDQFSTQIRVVRPLSVNQTEVTIYCMAPKGESAQERTTRIRQYEDFFNVSGMGTPDDLEEFRACQTGYQGATNLWNDLSRGAKQWIEGADDNARAMGMNPQLSGVKTEDEGLFVRQHAHWAASLKKAIEVEQQGLIATDKEARP, encoded by the coding sequence ATGATCAGCACTTTAGACCGCCTTGCCCGTCAACTCAGCGAATCCGTTCAGGAAGATCCCGCCACCGGCGTGTTCCGCTGCCGCCGCGACATTTTCACCGACGCCGAACTCTTCGCGCTGGAAATGAAGCACATTTTCGAAGGTGGTTGGGTTTACCTGGCGCACGAAAGCCAGGTGCCTGACATCAACGACTACTTCACCACCTACATCGGTCGCCAGCCCGTCGTCATCACCCGAGACAAACAGGGTGACCTGCACGGTCTGGTCAACGCCTGCGCGCACCGTGGCGCCATGCTGTGCCGCCGCAAGCAGGGCAACAAAGGTTCCTTTACCTGTCCGTTTCACGGCTGGACGTTCAGCAACGCCGGCAAGTTGCTCAAGGTGAAAGATGCCAAGACCGGCGCTTACCCCGACAGTTTCGATTGCGACGGTTCACACGACCTCAAGCGCCTGAACCGTTTTGAAAACTATCGTGGCTTTCTCTTCGGTAGCCTCAGCGACGCGGTGCCGGAACTCAGTGATTACCTGGGAGAAACCCGCGTCATCATCGATCAGATGGTGGACCAGGCACCCGAGGGGCTCGAAGTGCTTCGTGGCAGTTCGTCGTATATCTATGACGGCAACTGGAAGCTGCAGATCGAGAATGGCGCCGACGGTTATCACGTCAGTTCCGTGCACTGGAATTACTCGGCAACCATGGGCCGGCGCAATTATGAAGCCGAAGGTACGCGTACCGTCGATGCCAACGGCTGGTCGAAAAGTCTGGGCGGGGTCTATGCGTTTGAGCATGGCCACATTCTGCTCTGGACGCGCCTGCTGAACCCTGAAGTGCGCCCGGTGCACGCGCATCGTGCAGCCCTTGCAGAGCGTCTTGGCCAGGAGCGCGCCGACTTCATCGTCGATCAGACCCGTAACCTCTGCCTGTATCCCAACGTCTACCTGATGGATCAGTTCTCAACCCAGATTAGGGTCGTAAGACCTCTCTCGGTCAATCAGACCGAAGTCACGATCTACTGCATGGCCCCCAAGGGCGAGAGCGCTCAGGAGCGTACGACGCGCATTCGTCAGTACGAGGATTTTTTCAACGTCAGTGGCATGGGCACCCCGGATGACCTGGAGGAATTCCGCGCCTGCCAGACCGGCTATCAAGGTGCGACGAACCTGTGGAATGACCTCAGCCGCGGGGCTAAGCAATGGATAGAGGGCGCGGATGACAATGCCCGTGCCATGGGCATGAATCCGCAGCTCAGCGGTGTGAAGACCGAGGATGAAGGCCTGTTCGTGCGCCAGCATGCGCATTGGGCAGCCAGCCTGAAAAAAGCGATCGAGGTTGAACAACAAGGCCTGATCGCCACTGACAAGGAGGCCCGCCCATGA